GATTAAAAAAAGGATTGACCACAGAAGAATCCTTATTTGAAGCAGGTTTAGTAAAAGAATATGATGAACTGTTAAATATCATTTAAGAAATAATCACCCGCGGAGGAAAGAATGACACCGTTAATATCGTTTCCAGAACCTTATCCTGATGAAGACTTTAGGAGCTTGGTTTATCGTTTTCATATTAGGTCATCTAATGGGACACTGGTCGAAACTAATATGGATTTATTTGAAAAAAAATCTGGGAAGTACTCGATATTTCCAAACAAACTAATAACATTTTTGAGGAAATTACCAATTGGAAATTCATATAGTTTAGATTACTTTATTTTAAACCATACCTGGTATGGTTTAATTTTTGCATTTATGAAGAATGGCAAGAGGAATGACCTTACTGAAGTTATTAAATATGGGAGTGAAAACAAATTTTATATTTCTTCTAACGTTCCCAATAATTTATTTTCTCGTACGATACGATATTGCCCATTGTGTTTGAAGGAAGATGTAGAGTTATATGGTGAATTTTACATTCATAGAAAACATCAAATAACCTTTATGGATTTTTGTCATAAGCATTTTGTACTATTAATCGATAAATGTAGTTGTTGTGATGCGGATTTAACCAGTATTTCTTATGAAGGGTTGAAAAATCGTCCGTGTTGTAAAAATGGCCATGACCTGACGAGAGTTACCAAAACGGTTTTGATTGGTGAATTGGAGCAACTAAAAATTGATGTATTTAATCTTATTTGTTTTTTTAATGAAAATTATCAGACTTTTAATTCAGAGAAAATCACTCATAAAATTCTTATGGGATTATGGCACAAAAAATATATTCAGTATAAAGGGAGGATTTTAAAAAAGGAGTTGATTTTTTCTATTATCTCCGAGTATGGTAACTTACAATTACAAGCTATTTCATTAAGTCCAGGACAGATCAGACATAGATCTTATGTAGCCAGAGTATTGAGTAAGGAACTTAACCAAGATATTATTTTTTATTGTTTATTAATCCTCTATTTGTTTCATTCAAAGGAAGAATTTGTAAACTATCATATTGATATTGCAAATCCAATACCCTTCGGGCAAGGACCATGGAAATGCTTAAATAAAATTTGTGATGGATTTAATAATTATGTGATAAGTAAAAACAAGCGTATCGCAAAAAATTCTGGTGGTACGGTAATATCTGCAGAGTTTGAATGTCCTATTTGTGGGCAAATCTATGTGAAAAGGTGGCATCCAAATCAGGATAAAAAGGAAAAAGTGATGATTAAAACAATGGGGGGAAAATGGATTAATCGCCTTCTGGAGTTATACCTTAATGGGGATTCTTCGTATGAAATAGCCCGAAAACTTGAGTGTTCAGAATTCGGAGTAAGAAATAATTTGAATAGAATTGTTGGCAGCTCCAATGTTTTAACAGCTCAAAATAGAGAAGCTGTAAAGCAAATTATTCAATCATATTGGGAATCGGCTGGTACCAGTGAGACAGATAGGAAAAAAGAAGAGTTTCGTAATGTTGTTGTCAAAATTCTTATTTCTTGCGAATCCATTAGCAGAACGAACTTGTCTAAAAAAATTCCCTATGTATATCAATGGCTGAAGATGAATGATATTGAATGGCTAGAATCGGCCTTACCATTAAAAGAGACTAATAAAAAAGTACCTGAAGACTTAACACACTTTGATGAGCAATTATCAGTAAAAATCCAAAAAGTTAGCGAGGAATTATATAAGACTTGCCCTTACCAAATAAAAAAAACAACTATTTTAAAAAAACTATCTAAGATAGAAATGAACCGACTTAAATCTATGTCCAGTCGTCTTCCGTTAAGTACTGTCTTGTTAAATAAAAATATTGAGTCATTGAATGATTATTTCATAAGGAGGGTACCTTTTGTAATAGCTAATTTGTTAAAGTACGGTTATAAAAACATTACTCTAAAAAGTTTAGAAAGTTATGTAAAGAATTATAGTAAGTGTGACCTGGATACACAAAAAAAAATTAAAGAATATTTAAAAGAAATGGGCTTTTATGAATGATAATTAACTAAATGGGTAAGAATGGGGAGAAAAAGATCGGAGTAAAGGTAATGATTTTCTTCCCTAATCTATACAAAGATGAATTACTATTTAGTGTGTTAGCAAGATATTACCAATATTCAGGTGATGAAAACAAAAAACACTTTATGTTCGATTTATTTGATTCTTCTACAACTTGTGCAACAACAATATTTCCTGCAAATCTAGAAAAACTATGTGAAAACCTCCCATTTTCCAATGCATATTCCTCCGATTATTTTATAAACAATCATACCCTCCTTCCTTACTATTCCCCTTTTATGACTAATGATCGTGAAAATAAACTCAGATTAATTATGAAAAATGAAGACGGAACAAATATATTTATGAGCTCTGGAAGAGCTGCAAGTACTGTTAAAAATGAAAAAAAATTAAAGTATTGCTTATTGTGTGTTGATGAAGAAAAAGAAACCAAAGGTGAGTGTTACTGGCATAGAACACATCAGATTGAGGGAGTAAAAGTTTGTCCAATTCATAAGACCTGGCTTATTGAATCATCGAATCCATTCACTGAAAGAAAGCATAAACAAGAATTTATATCTTTAGAAGATAGTATCAGGAATTCTGATTTAATCAGTATTGATACCAATCTTGAGATAGAGTTTGAGAATTTTCTATATGTTGCAGAACAAACGGATTACTTGCTAAACAATAGGATCGAGCCACTAGGTTTGGAGAATTTAAGAAATTTTTATATATCTAAATTGAATAAGCAACAATTATTAACTTTAGAAGGCAGAGTTCGGTGGAAGCAGTTGATTCCAAAGTTTAATGAGTACTATGGAAAACAGTTATTAGATACTCTAGAAAGTTTTATTCATCCTGATGAAATTGAAATTGATACATGGTTACATAAGTTACTTAGAAAACCAAGGGTAAGTTGTCATCCCTTAAGACACATTTTGTTGTTGGGATTTCTAGGAGAAACTATCTCATCAATGGTTAGTCAAATCGATTCAATATCATATAAGCCCTTTGGGGACGGCCCTTGGATTTGCCTAAATAAAGCTGCAGAACATTACCAAAAACCTATCCTAACTTCATGTGTAATTTCTAGGGATTATAAATCAGGCCTTCCTATTGGAACATTTTCTTGTTCATGTGGATTTGTTTTTTCTAGAAAAGGGCCAGATAAAACAAATGAAGACAGATATAGGATTGGGCGGATAATAGAATTTGGTAGAGTATGGGAAGATAAGTTAGCTGAGTTGGAGCAAAAAAAATTATCTTTGCGGAAGATGGCAAAACTGTTAGGCGTGGATCCAAAGACAATAAAAAGAAGATTAATCAGACGAGTTGATGAACAAATAAATATAACCCCAAATGATAATACCATTAAAATTAAAAACTATAGAAGAGAATGGACGATACTTCTTAAAAATAACGTAGGTAAAACTATTACAGAATTAAGAGCAATAAGTCCAAAACTGTACACCTGGCTATACCGTAATGATGGAGAGTGGTTAAAAGACAATTATCCATCGAGTGAACAAAGGAATAAACCATTAAATGGCCTCGTAAGAGTGGATTGGAAAAAACGGGATGAAGAAATAGCAATGAAAGTAGAATCCATTGTTTATACCATTCTATCTGAAAAAAATAATCTAACTAGAGTAACCAAAAATGAAATAGGTCGAAGACTAGGTAAGTTGGCGTGGTTTCTAAAATATTTAGATCAGCTCCCTAAAACACTGGTAATTGTCAATAAAAGTATAGAAACGGTGGAACAATTTCAGATAAGAAGAATCAAGAATGTAGTCAGGGAGTTAAGAAAAACTAATGCATCGATTAAAGAATGGAAAGTAATTCGTGCAGCAGGATTAAAAAAAGAATTTGCACAGAGTTTAAAAAAGGTAATTACCAATGAACTACTTAGTTACCCAATAAAAGAAGAGAATTCGTATGTAGAGGATATTAGAGAATAATATCCTTTGCTTTTTTTTATGGACTTGGGCAATTCCCTTTGATCATAATTTAAGACTCATTTTCGTGCTGAATAACATCTTTATAGAATTTTAAGGGAATAGTTGAATTTAACGCCTTGCACTATTGTGAGTTTTTCTCCGTTATTCGTTTGGTTGTGTGCTACAATATAATTGTATTTATTTTACATAGCTATTGGAGGACTTTGTATGATTATAAGCTATGATAAATTGTGGAAACTCTGATTGACAAGAAAATGAATAAAACGGAGTTGAAGGAACAGGCTGGGATTACATACAATATATTAGCTCGCCTTGGGAAATGCCAACCTGTAAATCTAGAAAGCTTATATAAAATTTGCAAGTGTCTCGACTGCAATATTGGAGACATTATTGAGTTTGAAATAGAGTAAGCGATAGATGCAATAAACAGAAATAATACTAACATGGAAGGTGCTTAGAAGAGCGAATATCAAGAGTCAATTTGCCAAAGAAATTACTGATTTTATTAAGGAAAATGAAATTTAACTTACGAGAGCGAATCTTCGAAGATGCGAAGGTTCTTTTTTTGTTTCTTTAAAAAAGAAATAACGTATTGACTCACTAAAACAACTTTTTCTATTATACTGTAAATAGACAATATACCTGAAATTTTGCCAGTATTCTTTTAAATTCTTTCTTAATACTTCTTTATATAGTGGGTGATAAAAGATGTTTGAAAAGTTAAAGGAAACTGTTGAGAAATTTGACTTGCTAAACTTACTGATAACGAATTCAGCATGCCAGATGATGCCTGTCAATGCAAATAAGTTACAGCGTTTTGAAGCAGTGGCTTTTTGCCTTTGTTCTTGTCTATATGAAGACAACAAGCTCGTAATGTCCAAATCACGTATTAAGTCTATTTATAACAGTAATTTGTATGACCTCGAAAAAGTTGCAGTTTATGAAGATCCATTCGAACAAATGTTTA
The DNA window shown above is from Neobacillus sp. WH10 and carries:
- a CDS encoding TnsD family Tn7-like transposition protein yields the protein MTPLISFPEPYPDEDFRSLVYRFHIRSSNGTLVETNMDLFEKKSGKYSIFPNKLITFLRKLPIGNSYSLDYFILNHTWYGLIFAFMKNGKRNDLTEVIKYGSENKFYISSNVPNNLFSRTIRYCPLCLKEDVELYGEFYIHRKHQITFMDFCHKHFVLLIDKCSCCDADLTSISYEGLKNRPCCKNGHDLTRVTKTVLIGELEQLKIDVFNLICFFNENYQTFNSEKITHKILMGLWHKKYIQYKGRILKKELIFSIISEYGNLQLQAISLSPGQIRHRSYVARVLSKELNQDIIFYCLLILYLFHSKEEFVNYHIDIANPIPFGQGPWKCLNKICDGFNNYVISKNKRIAKNSGGTVISAEFECPICGQIYVKRWHPNQDKKEKVMIKTMGGKWINRLLELYLNGDSSYEIARKLECSEFGVRNNLNRIVGSSNVLTAQNREAVKQIIQSYWESAGTSETDRKKEEFRNVVVKILISCESISRTNLSKKIPYVYQWLKMNDIEWLESALPLKETNKKVPEDLTHFDEQLSVKIQKVSEELYKTCPYQIKKTTILKKLSKIEMNRLKSMSSRLPLSTVLLNKNIESLNDYFIRRVPFVIANLLKYGYKNITLKSLESYVKNYSKCDLDTQKKIKEYLKEMGFYE
- a CDS encoding TnsD family transposase, encoding MGKNGEKKIGVKVMIFFPNLYKDELLFSVLARYYQYSGDENKKHFMFDLFDSSTTCATTIFPANLEKLCENLPFSNAYSSDYFINNHTLLPYYSPFMTNDRENKLRLIMKNEDGTNIFMSSGRAASTVKNEKKLKYCLLCVDEEKETKGECYWHRTHQIEGVKVCPIHKTWLIESSNPFTERKHKQEFISLEDSIRNSDLISIDTNLEIEFENFLYVAEQTDYLLNNRIEPLGLENLRNFYISKLNKQQLLTLEGRVRWKQLIPKFNEYYGKQLLDTLESFIHPDEIEIDTWLHKLLRKPRVSCHPLRHILLLGFLGETISSMVSQIDSISYKPFGDGPWICLNKAAEHYQKPILTSCVISRDYKSGLPIGTFSCSCGFVFSRKGPDKTNEDRYRIGRIIEFGRVWEDKLAELEQKKLSLRKMAKLLGVDPKTIKRRLIRRVDEQINITPNDNTIKIKNYRREWTILLKNNVGKTITELRAISPKLYTWLYRNDGEWLKDNYPSSEQRNKPLNGLVRVDWKKRDEEIAMKVESIVYTILSEKNNLTRVTKNEIGRRLGKLAWFLKYLDQLPKTLVIVNKSIETVEQFQIRRIKNVVRELRKTNASIKEWKVIRAAGLKKEFAQSLKKVITNELLSYPIKEENSYVEDIRE
- a CDS encoding helix-turn-helix transcriptional regulator, which encodes MNKTELKEQAGITYNILARLGKCQPVNLESLYKICKCLDCNIGDIIEFEIE